Proteins from a genomic interval of Bradyrhizobium sp. CCGB01:
- a CDS encoding xanthine dehydrogenase family protein molybdopterin-binding subunit: protein MGVEGIGARVVRKEDKRFITGKGRYVDDIKLQGMTHAHFIRSPHAHAKVKKIDSTAALKMPGVVAVLTGQQIVDDKVGNLICGWAITSKDGSPMKMGAWPAMAPETVRFVGQAVAVVIADSKNLARDAAEAVVVDYEELPAVADVQAAIKSGAPQLHPEAPGNQVYDWVIGDEGATDAAFSKAANVVKLDVTNNRLAPNAMEPRAAIADYDAAEEHFTLYTTSQNPHVARLVLSAFYNIAPEHKLRVIAPDVGGGFGSKIFIYPEEMVALWASKKVGRPVKWTGDRTEAFLTDAHGRDHVTHAEMAFDANNKITGLKVKTYANFGAYMSLFSSSVPTYLYATLLSGQYNIPAIHAEVVGVYTNTTPVDAYRGAGRPEASYLIERLMETAARQLKVDPAQLRRTNFITQFPHQTPVIMAYDTGDFNASLDAAMKAIDYAGFAARKAKAKADGKLRGIGVSCYIEACGIAPSKAVGSLGAGVGLWESAEVRVNPVGTIEILTGSHSHGQGHETTFCQLVADRLGVPISQVSIVHGDTDKVQFGMGTYGSRSAAVGLTAILKAMEKMESKAKKIAAHALEASEGDIVIENGEFKVAGTDKAIAFPMVALAAYTAHNLPDGMEPGLKESAFYDPSNFTFPAGAYICELEVDPGTGKTSFVNFVAADDFGRLINPMIVEGQVHGGLAQGIGQALLEHAIYDANGQPVTASFMDYSMPRADDLPSFNLSHTTTLCPGNPLGIKGCGEAGAIGASAAVINAITDAIGKNNLEMPATPDRVWRTIHAA, encoded by the coding sequence ATGGGTGTTGAAGGCATCGGCGCGCGCGTCGTGCGCAAGGAAGACAAGCGTTTCATTACCGGCAAGGGCCGCTACGTCGACGACATCAAATTGCAGGGCATGACCCATGCCCATTTTATCAGAAGCCCGCACGCGCACGCCAAGGTGAAGAAGATCGACTCCACCGCCGCGCTGAAGATGCCGGGCGTGGTCGCCGTGCTCACCGGACAGCAGATCGTCGACGACAAGGTCGGCAACCTCATCTGCGGCTGGGCCATCACCTCAAAGGACGGCAGCCCGATGAAGATGGGCGCGTGGCCGGCGATGGCGCCGGAGACGGTGCGCTTCGTCGGCCAGGCCGTCGCGGTCGTGATCGCCGACAGCAAGAATCTCGCGCGTGACGCGGCGGAAGCTGTCGTCGTCGATTACGAGGAACTTCCCGCGGTCGCCGACGTCCAGGCGGCGATCAAGTCCGGCGCGCCGCAGCTTCACCCCGAAGCCCCCGGCAACCAGGTCTACGACTGGGTGATCGGCGACGAGGGCGCGACGGACGCCGCCTTCTCGAAGGCCGCCAACGTCGTCAAGCTCGACGTCACCAACAACCGCCTCGCACCGAACGCGATGGAGCCGCGCGCGGCGATCGCGGATTACGACGCGGCTGAGGAGCACTTCACTCTTTATACGACGTCGCAGAACCCGCACGTCGCCCGCCTCGTGCTGTCGGCGTTCTACAACATCGCCCCCGAGCACAAGCTGCGCGTGATCGCCCCCGACGTCGGCGGCGGCTTCGGCTCGAAGATCTTCATCTATCCCGAGGAGATGGTGGCGCTGTGGGCCTCGAAGAAGGTCGGCCGTCCCGTGAAATGGACCGGCGATCGCACCGAAGCCTTCCTCACCGACGCGCATGGCCGCGACCATGTGACCCATGCCGAGATGGCGTTCGACGCCAACAACAAGATCACCGGCTTGAAGGTGAAGACCTACGCCAATTTCGGCGCCTACATGTCGCTGTTCTCGTCGTCGGTCCCGACCTATCTCTACGCGACGCTGCTGTCGGGCCAGTACAACATCCCGGCGATCCATGCCGAGGTGGTCGGCGTCTACACCAACACCACGCCGGTCGATGCCTATCGCGGCGCGGGCCGCCCCGAGGCGAGCTACCTGATCGAACGTCTGATGGAAACGGCCGCGCGGCAGCTCAAGGTCGATCCGGCGCAGCTGCGCCGGACCAACTTCATCACCCAGTTCCCGCACCAGACGCCGGTGATCATGGCCTACGACACCGGCGACTTTAATGCTTCCCTCGATGCCGCGATGAAGGCGATCGACTATGCCGGCTTCGCAGCGCGCAAGGCCAAGGCGAAAGCCGACGGCAAGCTGCGTGGCATCGGCGTGTCCTGCTACATCGAGGCCTGCGGCATCGCGCCGTCGAAGGCGGTCGGCAGCCTGGGCGCCGGCGTCGGCTTGTGGGAATCCGCCGAGGTGCGCGTCAATCCCGTCGGCACCATCGAGATCCTGACGGGCTCGCACAGCCATGGCCAGGGTCACGAGACCACGTTCTGCCAGCTCGTTGCGGATCGCCTGGGCGTTCCGATCAGCCAGGTCTCGATCGTCCATGGCGACACCGACAAGGTGCAGTTCGGCATGGGCACCTATGGCTCGCGCTCCGCGGCCGTCGGTCTCACCGCGATCCTGAAGGCGATGGAGAAGATGGAATCCAAGGCCAAGAAGATCGCCGCGCATGCCCTCGAAGCGTCGGAAGGCGACATCGTCATCGAGAACGGCGAGTTCAAGGTGGCCGGCACCGACAAGGCGATCGCCTTCCCGATGGTGGCGCTTGCGGCCTATACCGCACACAATCTGCCTGACGGGATGGAGCCGGGCCTGAAGGAGAGCGCCTTCTACGATCCCTCCAACTTCACCTTCCCGGCCGGCGCCTATATCTGCGAGCTCGAGGTCGATCCCGGCACCGGCAAGACCTCCTTCGTCAACTTCGTCGCAGCCGACGATTTCGGCCGGCTGATCAACCCGATGATCGTCGAGGGCCAGGTCCATGGCGGCCTTGCGCAAGGGATTGGCCAGGCGCTGCTCGAGCACGCCATCTACGACGCCAACGGCCAGCCGGTCACGGCCTCGTTCATGGATTACTCGATGCCGCGCGCCGACGATTTGCCGTCGTTCAACCTCTCCCACACCACGACGCTGTGCCCGGGCAATCCGCTGGGCATCAAGGGTTGCGGTGAGGCCGGCGCGATCGGCGCCTCTGCGGCCGTGATCAACGCGATCACGGATGCGATCGGCAAGAACAATCTGGAAATGCCCGCAACCCCGGACCGGGTGTGGCGCACGATCCACGCGGCTTAA
- a CDS encoding xanthine dehydrogenase family protein subunit M produces the protein MYQTTYHRASSVDEAVSLFGKSSEAKFLAGGQTLLPVMKQRLAGPSDVIDLGKIKELQGVELSGDVLTIKAGTTYFDIMQNADVKKAIPAIAYLTSVLGDPAVRYRGTIGGSIANNDPAADYPAALLGLGATVKTNKRSISAEDFFQGLFTTALEDGEIITAVAFPVPAKAGYAKMRHPASRFALTAVFVAQTKSGEIRVAATGASQSGVMRVPAIEAALKANWSPSAIDGVTVSANGLLADIHGTAEYRANLVKVMAQRAVAVAG, from the coding sequence ATGTACCAGACCACCTATCATCGCGCCTCCTCGGTCGACGAGGCCGTCAGCCTGTTCGGCAAGAGCAGCGAAGCGAAATTCCTCGCCGGCGGCCAGACGTTGCTGCCGGTCATGAAGCAGCGCCTCGCCGGGCCGTCCGACGTGATCGATCTCGGCAAGATCAAGGAGCTGCAGGGCGTCGAGCTGTCGGGCGACGTGCTGACCATCAAGGCCGGCACGACCTATTTCGACATCATGCAGAATGCCGATGTGAAGAAGGCGATCCCCGCGATCGCCTATCTCACCTCGGTGCTCGGCGATCCCGCCGTGCGCTACCGCGGCACGATCGGCGGCTCGATCGCCAACAACGATCCGGCCGCGGATTATCCGGCCGCGCTGCTCGGACTCGGCGCCACCGTGAAGACCAACAAGCGATCGATCTCCGCCGAGGACTTCTTCCAGGGCCTGTTCACCACCGCCCTTGAAGACGGCGAGATCATCACCGCCGTGGCGTTCCCGGTTCCGGCGAAGGCGGGCTACGCCAAGATGCGGCATCCGGCCTCGCGCTTCGCGCTGACCGCCGTCTTCGTCGCGCAGACGAAGTCGGGCGAGATTCGCGTCGCCGCGACCGGCGCATCGCAGAGCGGCGTGATGCGGGTGCCCGCGATCGAAGCCGCGCTGAAGGCGAACTGGTCGCCGTCGGCGATCGACGGCGTCACTGTCTCGGCAAACGGACTGCTGGCCGACATCCACGGCACGGCCGAATACCGCGCCAACCTCGTCAAGGTGATGGCGCAGCGCGCCGTGGCCGTTGCGGGCTGA
- the hppD gene encoding 4-hydroxyphenylpyruvate dioxygenase, with the protein MGPFPHDAPPATISADNPMGTDGFEFVEYAHPNPEELHALFKLMGYAPVARHKTKKITVYRQGDINYLVNEEPGTHGHDFVAAHGPCAPSMAFRVVDAKAAYDRAISLGAEPADTSSAQKTLDVPAIKGIGGSLLYFVDRYGAKGSAYDGEFEWIGARDPRPVGAGLFYLDHLTHNVHRGRMDVWTGFYEKLFNFRQIRFFDIEGRASGLFSRALTSPDGKIRIPINEDAGDSGQIEEYLNIYRGEGIQHIACGCREIHSTIEGLREAGLPFMPSPPDTYFEKVDTRLPKHGEDVARLQKNGILIDGEGVVAGGQTKVLLQIFSANAIGPIFFEFIQRKGDDGFGEGNFKALFESIEEDQIRRGVLKVDTAA; encoded by the coding sequence ATGGGTCCGTTTCCGCACGATGCACCGCCGGCCACCATCAGCGCCGACAATCCGATGGGCACCGACGGGTTCGAGTTCGTCGAATATGCGCATCCCAATCCGGAAGAACTCCACGCGCTGTTCAAGCTGATGGGCTATGCGCCTGTCGCGCGCCACAAGACGAAGAAGATCACCGTCTATCGCCAGGGCGACATCAACTATCTCGTCAACGAGGAGCCCGGCACCCACGGTCACGACTTCGTCGCCGCGCACGGCCCCTGCGCGCCGTCGATGGCGTTCCGCGTGGTCGATGCCAAGGCAGCCTATGACCGCGCGATTTCGCTCGGCGCGGAGCCTGCCGATACGTCGTCGGCGCAGAAGACGCTCGATGTGCCCGCGATCAAGGGCATCGGCGGCAGCCTGCTCTATTTCGTCGATCGTTATGGGGCCAAGGGTTCGGCCTACGATGGCGAGTTCGAATGGATTGGCGCGCGCGATCCGCGGCCCGTTGGTGCCGGCCTGTTCTATCTCGATCACCTCACCCACAACGTCCATCGCGGCCGCATGGATGTGTGGACCGGCTTCTACGAAAAACTGTTCAACTTCCGCCAGATCCGCTTCTTCGACATCGAGGGCCGCGCCTCCGGCCTGTTCTCGCGGGCGCTGACCAGCCCGGACGGCAAGATCCGGATTCCGATCAACGAGGACGCCGGCGATTCCGGCCAGATCGAGGAATATCTGAACATCTATCGCGGCGAGGGCATCCAGCACATCGCCTGCGGCTGCCGCGAGATCCACAGCACCATCGAAGGCCTGCGCGAGGCCGGCCTGCCGTTCATGCCGTCACCGCCCGACACCTATTTTGAGAAGGTCGACACGCGCCTGCCGAAGCACGGCGAGGACGTCGCGCGTCTGCAGAAGAACGGCATCCTGATCGACGGCGAGGGCGTAGTCGCGGGCGGCCAGACCAAGGTGCTGCTCCAGATCTTCTCCGCCAACGCGATCGGCCCGATCTTCTTCGAGTTCATCCAGCGCAAGGGCGATGACGGTTTTGGCGAGGGCAATTTCAAGGCCCTGTTCGAATCGATCGAGGAGGACCAGATCCGGCGCGGGGTGTTGAAGGTGGATACGGCGGCGTAG
- a CDS encoding methyl-accepting chemotaxis protein, producing MSGRTASPSKRKIFPTLKFRAKIILGFAAVLVISAGSMAFSYFGFERVSSGVGSYRSSVTEADLARNIDRELLAYRSAVRYFVVTGKEDDAKAALDAETGLKSAIDQAVKSAKKPARQESLNKLAKEFSNFSATFAKVLQAKRDSALLVQNQLTRNANLLKYKLDDIGNNASDAEAQSIEFGTKQVNAQFQTASAAATNFVLTSDQAIATSALARLKFVENSLGAVYSMDDKIVAGLKDARGLLGAYRESLEKLIANAKMVDDLVTEMNGSAGAILQGATAMKADLVAEQQRLESESEATIGQTEQLVLMLAVGGTLLGAILAFLLGTGISRPMIAMCKAMRELASGNFDVVLPGLGRKDEIGEMAGAVEEFKVQAVAKAERDAAASEVQNKELATARRSELIRFADDFESAVGAIVSNVSASAVQLESAASTLTRTAETTQTLSSQVAGVSEQASSNMQSVATATEELSASVEEIGRQVRDSSRIAEAAVVQAKETDGRIGKLSHAAQQIGEVVKLITAIAEQTNLLALNATIEAARAGDAGRGFAVVASEVKSLASQTAKATDEISSHIAGMQGATAESVAAIKEIGATIGQISSISTSIASAVEEQGAATQEIARSVQTVAQGTQTAATDIGQVNRGAAETGSASEEVLHSAKTLSSESTRLRAELDRFMGNIRAA from the coding sequence ATGTCCGGGCGTACCGCGTCGCCGTCGAAGCGTAAAATATTTCCGACCCTCAAGTTCCGCGCCAAGATCATCCTGGGCTTCGCCGCGGTGCTGGTGATCTCCGCCGGCAGCATGGCATTCTCCTACTTTGGCTTCGAGCGGGTCTCGTCCGGGGTCGGGTCCTACCGCAGCAGCGTCACGGAGGCCGATCTCGCCCGCAACATCGATCGCGAGTTGCTCGCCTACCGCTCGGCAGTCCGCTATTTCGTCGTCACCGGCAAGGAGGACGATGCCAAGGCGGCGCTGGACGCCGAGACCGGCTTGAAGAGCGCCATCGACCAGGCGGTCAAGAGTGCCAAGAAGCCGGCGCGGCAGGAGAGCCTCAACAAGCTCGCCAAGGAATTTTCCAACTTCTCCGCGACCTTCGCGAAGGTCCTCCAGGCCAAGCGCGACAGCGCGCTGCTGGTGCAGAACCAGCTGACGCGTAACGCCAACCTCCTGAAATACAAGCTCGACGACATCGGTAACAACGCCTCCGACGCCGAGGCGCAGTCGATCGAGTTCGGCACCAAGCAGGTCAACGCCCAGTTCCAGACCGCGAGCGCGGCGGCGACCAATTTCGTGCTGACGTCCGACCAGGCGATCGCGACCAGCGCGCTGGCGCGGCTGAAATTCGTCGAGAACTCGCTCGGCGCGGTCTATTCCATGGACGACAAGATCGTCGCCGGCCTGAAGGATGCCAGGGGATTGCTCGGTGCCTATCGCGAATCGCTGGAGAAGCTGATCGCGAACGCCAAGATGGTCGACGACCTCGTCACCGAGATGAACGGTTCGGCCGGCGCGATCCTGCAAGGAGCCACCGCGATGAAGGCGGACCTCGTCGCCGAACAGCAGCGGCTGGAATCGGAGTCGGAGGCGACCATCGGGCAGACCGAGCAATTGGTGCTGATGCTGGCCGTCGGCGGCACGCTGTTAGGTGCGATCCTCGCCTTCCTGCTCGGGACCGGCATCTCGCGCCCGATGATCGCGATGTGCAAGGCGATGCGCGAGCTTGCCTCGGGCAATTTCGACGTCGTGCTGCCGGGCTTGGGGCGCAAGGACGAGATCGGCGAGATGGCCGGCGCGGTCGAGGAGTTCAAGGTTCAGGCCGTGGCCAAGGCCGAGCGCGACGCTGCCGCCAGCGAAGTCCAGAACAAGGAACTGGCCACCGCGCGCCGTTCCGAGCTGATTCGCTTCGCCGACGACTTCGAAAGCGCGGTCGGCGCCATCGTGTCGAACGTGTCGGCCTCCGCCGTGCAGCTCGAATCGGCGGCTTCCACGCTGACCCGCACCGCGGAGACCACGCAGACCCTGTCGAGCCAGGTTGCCGGCGTCTCCGAGCAGGCCTCGAGCAACATGCAGTCGGTCGCAACCGCGACCGAGGAGCTCTCGGCCTCCGTCGAGGAGATCGGCCGCCAGGTCCGCGATTCCAGCCGCATTGCGGAAGCTGCCGTGGTGCAGGCCAAGGAGACCGACGGCCGGATCGGCAAGCTCTCCCATGCCGCCCAGCAAATCGGCGAGGTCGTCAAGCTCATCACCGCAATCGCCGAGCAGACCAATCTTCTCGCCCTCAATGCCACCATCGAGGCGGCGCGCGCCGGCGACGCCGGCCGCGGCTTTGCCGTGGTCGCCAGCGAAGTGAAGTCGCTGGCCAGCCAGACCGCGAAGGCCACCGACGAGATTTCCTCGCACATCGCGGGCATGCAGGGTGCGACGGCCGAGTCGGTCGCCGCCATCAAGGAGATCGGCGCCACCATCGGCCAGATTTCGTCGATCTCGACGTCCATCGCGAGCGCCGTGGAAGAGCAGGGCGCAGCGACGCAGGAGATTGCCCGTAGCGTCCAGACCGTCGCGCAGGGCACCCAGACCGCCGCCACCGACATCGGCCAGGTCAACCGCGGCGCCGCCGAAACCGGCTCGGCCTCGGAGGAGGTGCTGCACTCGGCCAAGACGCTGTCATCGGAAAGCACCCGCCTGCGCGCCGAGCTCGACCGCTTCATGGGCAATATCCGGGCGGCCTAG
- a CDS encoding methyl-accepting chemotaxis protein, which produces MPVKSKPNTSKLLTLRFRAKIILGFVAVLAILAVSMAFAYFGFERIQAAVASYRASVSEADLARTVDRDLISYQGLARAYTLTGAADDETAAKAAEESLKSSIAKSMAATTGAARREQVGKLEAEFQRFAKVFSEIITLTRENNKIAADELNSVGNKIRFKFDDLADTAALAGLNSVQTTAKDVTSQYLAVSTSVSAFVAKPEPKTADGVIARIKFLETLLVSIYANDQKITDRVTEIGNLLKQYRTSFSKLTENVKIIVKSNGEMTKTAATILKLSGELRSDLTADQQRIETSANATIVDTERLMLMMALGGLAIGAVLALMLGNGISRPMIAMCKAMRELASGNFDVVLPGLGRKDEIGEMASAVEEFKVQAVAKAERDAAASEVQNREQAASRRSELIRFADDFESAVGAIVSNVSSSAVQLESAASTLTRTAETTQSLSNQVAGVSEQASSNMQSVATATEELSASVEEIGRQVRDSSRIAEAAVVQAKETDTRIGKLSHAAQQIGEVVKLITAIAEQTNLLALNATIEAARAGEAGRGFAVVASEVKSLASQTAKATDEISSHITGMQGATAESVAAIKEIGATIGQISSISTSIASAVEQQGAATQEIARSVQTVAQGTQTAATDIGQVNRGAAETGSASEEVLNSARSLSSESTRLRAELDRFMGNIRAA; this is translated from the coding sequence ATGCCCGTCAAGTCGAAGCCGAACACGTCGAAGCTGCTCACCTTGCGTTTTCGTGCAAAAATCATCCTCGGCTTCGTGGCAGTGCTCGCCATCCTCGCCGTCAGCATGGCTTTCGCCTATTTCGGTTTCGAGCGGATCCAGGCCGCTGTGGCATCCTACCGGGCCAGCGTATCGGAAGCGGACCTCGCGCGGACCGTCGATCGCGACCTCATCAGCTATCAGGGACTGGCGCGGGCCTATACGTTGACGGGCGCGGCCGATGACGAGACTGCGGCCAAGGCGGCAGAAGAGAGCTTGAAGAGCTCGATCGCCAAGTCGATGGCCGCGACCACCGGCGCGGCGCGCCGCGAGCAGGTCGGCAAGCTCGAGGCCGAGTTCCAGCGGTTCGCGAAGGTGTTCAGCGAGATCATCACGCTGACGCGCGAGAACAACAAGATCGCCGCCGACGAGCTCAACAGCGTCGGCAACAAGATCCGCTTCAAGTTCGACGATCTCGCCGATACCGCCGCGCTGGCTGGCCTGAATTCGGTTCAGACCACGGCCAAGGACGTCACCTCGCAATATCTTGCAGTCTCCACCTCGGTCAGCGCCTTCGTCGCCAAGCCGGAGCCGAAGACCGCCGACGGCGTGATCGCCCGCATCAAATTCCTGGAGACGCTGCTGGTCTCGATCTATGCCAACGACCAGAAGATCACCGACCGCGTCACCGAGATCGGCAATCTGCTGAAGCAGTACCGCACCTCGTTCTCGAAGCTGACCGAGAACGTGAAGATCATCGTCAAGTCGAACGGCGAGATGACCAAGACGGCGGCGACCATCCTCAAGCTTTCGGGTGAGCTGCGGTCGGATCTGACCGCCGATCAGCAGCGCATCGAGACGAGCGCCAATGCGACGATCGTGGATACCGAGCGGCTGATGCTGATGATGGCACTCGGCGGCCTCGCCATCGGTGCCGTGCTGGCCCTGATGCTCGGCAATGGCATCTCGCGTCCGATGATCGCGATGTGCAAGGCGATGCGCGAGCTCGCGTCCGGCAATTTCGACGTCGTGCTGCCGGGTCTCGGCCGCAAGGATGAGATCGGCGAGATGGCGAGTGCGGTCGAGGAGTTCAAGGTTCAGGCCGTCGCCAAGGCCGAGCGCGACGCCGCCGCCAGCGAAGTCCAGAACAGGGAGCAGGCCGCTAGCCGCCGCTCCGAGCTGATCCGCTTTGCCGACGATTTCGAGAGCGCCGTCGGCGCCATCGTCTCCAATGTCTCATCCTCCGCCGTGCAGCTCGAATCGGCAGCGTCCACGCTGACACGCACCGCCGAGACTACGCAGAGCCTGTCGAACCAGGTCGCCGGCGTGTCCGAGCAGGCTTCCAGCAACATGCAGTCGGTCGCAACCGCAACGGAAGAACTCTCGGCTTCGGTCGAGGAGATCGGCCGCCAGGTCCGCGATTCCAGCCGCATCGCCGAGGCCGCCGTGGTGCAGGCCAAGGAGACCGATACCCGTATCGGAAAACTGTCCCATGCCGCCCAGCAGATCGGCGAAGTCGTCAAGCTCATCACGGCGATTGCCGAGCAGACCAACCTTCTGGCGCTGAACGCCACCATCGAGGCGGCACGCGCCGGTGAAGCCGGCCGCGGCTTCGCGGTGGTTGCCAGCGAAGTGAAGTCGCTGGCGAGCCAGACCGCGAAGGCGACCGACGAAATCTCCTCCCACATTACGGGGATGCAGGGCGCGACCGCCGAGTCGGTCGCCGCGATCAAGGAGATCGGCGCCACCATCGGCCAGATTTCGTCGATCTCGACGTCGATTGCGAGCGCAGTCGAGCAGCAAGGCGCCGCGACGCAGGAAATCGCGCGCAGCGTCCAGACCGTTGCGCAGGGCACCCAGACCGCCGCCACCGACATCGGCCAGGTCAACCGTGGCGCCGCCGAAACCGGCTCGGCCTCGGAAGAGGTGCTGAACTCGGCCAGGTCGCTCTCCAGCGAAAGCACACGCCTGCGTGCCGAGCTCGACCGCTTCATGGGCAATATCCGGGCGGCTTAA
- a CDS encoding (2Fe-2S)-binding protein — translation MSTVKLTVNGKAVAVDVEDRTLLVQLLRDHLNLTGTHVGCDTSQCGACVVHMDGKAVKSCTMLAGQADGANVTTIEGIAKGDELHPMQAAFRDNHGLQCGYCTPGMIMSAIDIVHRHGGQLDEATVRHELEGNICRCTGYHNIVKAVLDAAGRMKVSQAAE, via the coding sequence GTGTCTACAGTCAAACTGACAGTGAACGGCAAGGCCGTTGCTGTCGACGTCGAGGACCGAACGCTGCTGGTCCAGCTCCTTCGCGATCACCTCAACCTTACCGGGACCCATGTCGGCTGCGACACCAGCCAGTGCGGCGCCTGCGTCGTGCACATGGACGGCAAGGCGGTGAAATCCTGCACCATGCTGGCGGGCCAGGCCGACGGCGCCAACGTCACCACGATCGAAGGCATCGCCAAGGGCGACGAGCTGCACCCGATGCAGGCCGCCTTCCGCGACAATCACGGCCTGCAGTGCGGCTATTGCACGCCGGGCATGATCATGTCGGCAATCGACATCGTGCACCGCCATGGTGGCCAGCTCGACGAGGCCACCGTGCGCCACGAGCTCGAGGGCAATATCTGCCGCTGCACCGGCTACCACAACATCGTCAAGGCCGTGCTGGATGCAGCCGGACGCATGAAGGTCTCGCAGGCGGCCGAGTAA
- a CDS encoding DUF3175 domain-containing protein, translated as MAPVRKTTHSLKTAPRRSTRRATPKRWSQRVTKQSDALDLKQGVFKLTSAKKIAASLKRSAEHSSRRKAGAYRSALSMLTFYINRAGKALPKTERTRLERAKVELKRAFGRE; from the coding sequence ATGGCTCCCGTCAGAAAGACGACACATTCGCTCAAAACTGCGCCGCGCAGGAGCACCAGACGTGCCACGCCAAAGCGCTGGTCGCAGCGCGTGACGAAGCAGAGCGATGCGCTCGACCTCAAGCAAGGCGTGTTCAAGCTGACCAGCGCGAAGAAGATCGCGGCGTCGCTGAAGCGCTCGGCCGAGCACAGCTCGCGCCGCAAGGCCGGCGCCTACCGCTCGGCGCTGTCGATGCTGACCTTCTACATCAACCGTGCGGGCAAGGCGCTGCCGAAGACAGAGCGCACGCGGCTGGAGCGGGCGAAGGTGGAGTTGAAGCGGGCGTTCGGGAGGGAGTGA
- a CDS encoding CaiB/BaiF CoA-transferase family protein — translation MLDKPAQNSSVRTSGPLSGFRIVEFAGIGPGPFACMMLADMGADVVTLDRVGAKKSMKSVAGRGRKVIELDLKDKAAIAQVLDLLASADALVEGFRPGVMERLGLGPDVVLARNPKLVYGRMTGWGQEGPLANAAGHDINYISITGALAAIGTKEAPVPPLNLVGDFGGGALYMVVGVLAALLEAQKSGKGQVVDTAMCDGAASLMSFFFDMKTIGRWTEGRNRNFLDGGAHFYGVYECACGHFVSIGSIEPQFYALLREHAGLTDADFDAQMDPKAWPALKQKLQAVFKSKTREDWCKIMEGTDICFAPVLTMSEATEHPHMVAREVFIERHGVKQPAPAPRFSRTPSAVREPEGAEIAAVTAAWKR, via the coding sequence GTGCTCGATAAACCAGCCCAAAACTCCTCCGTCCGCACCTCCGGCCCGCTGTCGGGTTTCCGCATCGTCGAATTCGCCGGCATCGGGCCCGGCCCGTTTGCCTGCATGATGCTGGCCGACATGGGCGCCGATGTCGTCACGCTCGACCGCGTTGGGGCCAAGAAGAGCATGAAGTCGGTGGCGGGCCGCGGCCGCAAGGTGATCGAGCTCGACCTCAAGGACAAGGCCGCGATCGCGCAGGTGCTCGACCTGCTCGCCAGCGCCGATGCGCTGGTCGAGGGTTTTCGTCCCGGCGTGATGGAGCGGCTCGGGCTCGGCCCAGATGTCGTGCTCGCGCGCAACCCGAAGCTCGTCTACGGCCGCATGACCGGCTGGGGCCAGGAAGGCCCGCTCGCCAATGCCGCCGGCCATGACATCAACTACATCTCCATCACCGGCGCGCTCGCCGCGATCGGCACGAAGGAAGCGCCGGTGCCGCCGCTCAATCTGGTCGGCGATTTCGGCGGCGGCGCGCTCTACATGGTCGTCGGCGTGCTCGCTGCGCTCCTGGAAGCGCAGAAGTCCGGCAAGGGCCAGGTCGTCGACACCGCGATGTGCGACGGTGCGGCATCGCTGATGTCGTTCTTCTTCGACATGAAAACGATCGGCCGCTGGACTGAAGGCCGCAACCGGAACTTCCTCGACGGCGGCGCGCATTTCTACGGCGTCTATGAATGCGCCTGCGGCCATTTCGTCTCGATCGGCTCGATCGAGCCGCAGTTCTACGCGCTGCTCCGCGAGCACGCGGGCCTGACCGACGCCGATTTCGACGCACAGATGGACCCCAAGGCCTGGCCCGCGCTGAAGCAGAAGCTGCAGGCCGTGTTCAAGAGCAAGACCCGCGAGGACTGGTGCAAGATCATGGAAGGCACCGACATCTGCTTCGCGCCGGTGCTGACCATGTCGGAAGCGACCGAGCATCCGCACATGGTCGCCCGCGAGGTCTTCATCGAGCGCCACGGCGTGAAACAGCCGGCGCCGGCGCCGCGGTTCTCAAGGACTCCGTCTGCGGTTCGCGAACCGGAAGGCGCAGAGATCGCGGCAGTGACGGCTGCGTGGAAGAGGTAG
- a CDS encoding Lrp/AsnC family transcriptional regulator → MIPVDTFDLKILGALQDDGRLTNQELADLAGLSASQCSRRRMRLEEEKVIAGYHADLSSEALGFGVIAFIQVGLATHSPDNSKRFRALVNRIDEIQEAYSLTGDADYVLKAVLRDLKGLSNLVNDVLMPHQSVAHVRSSIVLDRLKESSKLPLKEIKPG, encoded by the coding sequence ATGATTCCGGTAGACACCTTCGACCTCAAGATCCTGGGTGCGCTCCAGGATGACGGCCGCCTGACCAACCAGGAACTGGCCGACCTCGCGGGCCTCTCGGCCTCGCAATGCTCACGGCGGCGGATGCGGCTGGAGGAGGAGAAGGTGATCGCGGGCTATCACGCCGACCTTTCCAGCGAGGCGCTCGGCTTCGGCGTGATCGCCTTCATCCAGGTGGGGCTTGCGACCCACTCGCCTGATAATTCCAAGCGGTTTCGTGCGCTGGTCAATCGGATCGACGAGATCCAGGAGGCCTATTCGCTGACGGGCGATGCCGACTATGTGCTGAAAGCCGTGCTGCGCGATCTCAAAGGCCTGTCCAATCTCGTCAACGACGTGTTGATGCCGCACCAGAGCGTGGCGCATGTGCGCTCATCCATCGTGCTCGACCGGCTCAAGGAAAGCTCAAAGCTGCCGCTCAAGGAGATCAAGCCCGGCTGA